The Emys orbicularis isolate rEmyOrb1 chromosome 21, rEmyOrb1.hap1, whole genome shotgun sequence genome has a segment encoding these proteins:
- the MYPOP gene encoding myb-related transcription factor, partner of profilin: MPGDAEEIIRLRKPRFSYEENQILIQEVRAHYTKLYGAQSRQVTVAERRRVWEGIAAKINTITSWKRTGQEVQKRWNDFKRRTKEKLARVPHSTQGAGGTAASEETFSAEEETIFAILGPGVVMGPGGAEQHPTAFAHRYHHGSETLAGGKVSSSPEPSVQPPCCALDGVLLQPKERDSPAPPSAEPSLQIMRLAPSPAGLGRRPHPGHSPTEQPCRERLPGSPPPRRRCPRPEPPLEPSLDLLAAQRETAEAIRDLTYTVHHSLDRLTNVVAALLPLLPAQGPGLGAPRGGLFHQQAPVGSPLPAPPAKSPLPAETFAAKVETSPEPAENAGQSQGVLPAEAHPCRSSPPLKRRKGIPTRKRRGRWKNL; this comes from the exons ATGCCCGGGGACGCCGAGGAGATCATCCGTCTGCGCAAGCCCCGCTTCTCCTACGAGGAGAACCAGATCCTCATCCAGGAGGTGCGCGCCCACTACACCAAGTTGTATGGCGCCCAGAGCCGGCAGGTGACGGTGGCCGAGCGCCGGCGCGTCTGGGAGGGCATCGCCGCCAAGATCAACACCATCACCAGCTGGAAGCGGACGGGCCAGGAGGTGCAGAAGCGCTGGAATGACTTCAAGCGACGCACCAAGGAGAAGCTGGCGCGGGTGCCCCACTCCACCCAGGGCGCTGGGGGAACGGCTGCCAGCGAGGAGACCTTCTCGGCGGAGGAGGAAACCATCTTTGCCATCCTGGGGCCCGGCGTGGTGATGGGGCCCGGTGGGGCCGAGCAGCACCCCACAGCCTTCGCCCACAGATACCACCACGGCTCTG AGACGCTGGCCGGGGGCAAGGTctcctccagccccgagccctcgGTCCAGCCCCCGTGCTGCGCCCTGGATGGGGTCCTGCTGCAGCCCAAGGAGCGGGACTCGCCGGCGCCCCCCTCGGCCGAGCCCTCTCTGCAAATCATGCGGTTGGCACCCTCGCCGGCCGGGCTGGGCCGCCGGCCGCACCCGGGACACTCGCCCACagagcagccatgcagggagcGGCTCccgggctccccgccgccccgccgCCGGTGCCCGCGCCCTGAGCCGCCCCTGGAGCCCTCGCTGGATCTCCTGGCTGCCCAGCGGGAGACGGCCGAGGCCATCCGCGACCTGACCTACACCGTGCACCACAGCCTGGACCGTCTCACCAACGTGGTagctgccctcctgcccctcctcccggcccagggacccggCCTGGGCGCCCCCCGAGGGGGCCTCTTCCACCAGCAGGCGCCCGTCGGCTCCCCACTGCCAGCACCCCCCGCCAAGAGCCCACTCCCCGCCGAGACCTTCGCCGCCAAGGTGGAAACGTCCCCTGAGCCGGCAGAGAATGCGGGACAATCCCAAGGGGTCCTCCCCGCCGAGGCCCACCCCTGCCGCAGCTCCCCGCCACTGAAGCGAAGGAAGGGGATCCCCACTCGGAAGCGTAGGGGGCGCTGGAAGAATCTGTGA
- the IRF2BP1 gene encoding interferon regulatory factor 2-binding protein 1, which yields MAAVQASRRQWCYLCDLPKMPWAMIWDFSEAVCRGCVNFEGADRIEFLIETARQLKRSHAMQDARSPGPQAVKHAKDGGSLDRAGLERYERARGPGDYTLSPRLPNGLPRAEDGGPEGSRQSPTARRALMGPVPPSLGLMGAPQGLLAAVSGLGPRGPGLGLAAASPLLGELGKARGPYGGEYEKEKQRNAECLAELSEALRGRAEEWHGKPKAVREQLLALSACAPFNVRFKKDHALVGRIFAFDAAPRPGYEFELKLFVEYPCGSGSVYAGVLALAKQMFHDCLKDPGKVISSGYKYLEYEKRHGTGDWRLLGELFTEGVRFFRDPPAPEALPQQFLDSSCAMLPSALVRAMPPRAVMRRRKASPEPEGEGGAAGKLTGEEQQQRQTWLPQGSAGIYSPGDPSPITALKNVADALGAGQSPKDANPVHSTTARQNSASPASPAASAQHRLVPRNSEPGQASSSSSSSSGAHSAGGTDSAGAQSTPDSSGGPSSAPLCCTICHERLEDTHFVQCPSVPSHKFCFPCSRDFIKAQGAAGEVYCPSGEKCPLAGSNVPWAFMQGEIATILAGDVRVKKERDP from the exons ATGGCCGCGGTGCAGGCGTCCCGCCGGCAGTGGTGCTACTTGTGCGACCTGCCCAAGATGCCGTGGGCCATGATCTGGGATTTCAGCGAGGCCGTGTGCCGGGGCTGCGTGAACTTCGAAGGGGCCGATCGCATCGAGTTCCTCATCGAGACGGCGCGGCAGCTGAAGCGCAGCCACGCCATGCAGGACGCCCGCTCGCCGGGGCCCCAGGCCGTCAAGCATGCCAAGGACGGAGGGTCCCTGGACCGGGCCGGGCTGGAGCGCTACGAGCGGGCCCGGGGGCCTGGCGACTACACCCTCAGCCCCCGGTTGCCCAACGGCCTGCCCCGGGCGGAGGACGGGGGACCCGAAGGCAGCCGGCAGAGCCCCACCGCCCGGCGGGCACTGATGGGCCCTGTGCCACCCAGCCTGGGACTGATGGGGGCGCCGCAGGGCTTGCTGGCTGCCGTGTCGGGGCTGGGGCCCCGGGGGCCCGGCCTGGGCTTGGCGGCTGCCTCGCCCCTCCtgggggagctgggcaaggcGCGGGGCCCCTACGGCGGCGAGTACGAGAAGGAGAAGCAGCGCAACGCGGAGTGCCTGGCCGAGTTGAGCGAGGCCTTGCGGGGCCGGGCGGAGGAGTGGCACGGCAAGCCCAAGGCGGTGCGGGAGCAGCTGCTGGCCCTCTCAGCCTGCGCCCCCTTCAACGTGCGCTTCAAGAAGGACCATGCGCTGGTGGGGCGCATCTTCGCCTTCGACGCCGCCCCCCGGCCCGGCTACGAGTTCGAGCTGAAGCTCTTTGTCGAGTACCCGTGTGGCTCGGGCAGCGTCTACGCCGGCGTCCTCGCCTTGGCCAAGCAGATGTTCCACGACTGCCTCAAGGACCCCGGCAAGGTGATCTCCTCTGGCTACAAGTACCTGGAGTACGAGAAGCGGCACGGCACCGGGGACTGGCGCCTGCTGGGGGAGCTCTTCACCGAGGGGGTCCGGTTCTTCCGGGACCCCCCggcccccgaggccctgccccagcagtTCCTAGACAGCAGCTGCGCCATGCTGCCCAGCGCCCTGGTGCGGGCCATGCCACCCCGGGCCGTCATGCGGCGCCGCAAGGCCTCCCCGGAGCCGGAGGGTGAGGGGGGTGCGGCGGGCAAGCTGACGGGCGAGGAGCAGCAACAGAGGCAGACCTGGCTTCCCCAAGGGTCGGCCGGGATCTACTCACCGGGC GACCCCTCGCCCATCACCGCGCTGAAGAACGTCGCCGACGCCCTGGGGGCCGGGCAGTCGCCCAAGGACGCCAACCCCGTCCACTCCACCACGGCCCGGCAAAACAGCGCCAGCCCTGCCTCGCCCGCCGCCTCGGCCCAGCACCGGCTCGTCCCGCGCAACAGCGAGCCCGGGCAGGCATCTTCCTCGTCGTCCTCTTCCTCCGGGGCCCACTCGGCAGGCGGCACCGACTCAGCCGGCGCCCAGAGCACCCCCGACTCCTCGGGcggccccagcagtgcccccctgTGCTGCACCATCTGTCACGAGCGGCTGGAAGACACCCACTTTGTGCAGTGCCCGTCGGTGCCCAGCCACAAGTTCTGCTTCCCTTGCTCCCGCGATTTCATCAAAGCCCAGGGGGCGGCCGGCGAGGTCTATTGCCCCAGCGGGGAGAAGTGCCCCCTGGCCGGCTCCAACGTGCCCTGGGCCTTTATGCAGGGAGAAATCGCCACCATCTTGGCCGGAGACGTCAGAGTCAAAAAGGAGCGGGATCCGTGA